GATTTTTTGACTCCTGATATAGCCTCTGAATTTGATGGTTTGTCTTCTAAAATTAATTGTCTTCTTTGTTTGTTTGTCTACTATCTGGTCAGAAAAGGCTTTTGTTGCGTAAAATACTaatgtgcaagtgtacacaatctatattaaatgtattttaaatgaattaatcaaaatacaaggagatttccgaatcagaatagaattccaaaagaggaaattcGTAACTGTATTTTGGACTCTGATTCTGGGCTCATACAGCTCGGATCAAATTGCAAgaccacttctgaattaaaggCCTTGTTCTAAGCTTCGCATGGGCTCTTGAATCACCTGATTTGGACCTCTagaactccagatatggcccaaacagtgaatgTTGCGCAACTAGCTTCAAAGTCCGAATTTTGTTCGAATTAATCTCCAATCCTTgctatttaaactccaatccaaatataattaggattccttgcatcctacaataaaacattagtatttattaaataaaatttcaattaagcacaaaataactaaaatacaaGAACAATATTAAGATAAATTGCACGCTTATCAGCTTTCTTTTTAGTAGTATAGCATATAATTACGCACTCATACTTATAATCATAAAATCTTTGCtttattatttgaattgttTGCAGGCGAAGTACAATGTGAGCAACCAAACAACTCGTTATACACTTTCTCAGGCAATTTGATAATACAAAAGCAAACATTACCACTTAGTCCCAATCAGATTCTACTGCGGGTATGTGCTACATTCATAGACACGCAGATGAGCACACACCCATACCATTTTTCCAAGTAGATATTAATTACATCAATATTACCCAGTTGCGAAAAATGTTGTGTCTACTCTAAAGTTTATGAATAAATAGCCTATGTTATGTTTTAACAAATGTGGTCTGCTCCTAGAGGTCATTTTGAAGTTTCTTCTACTTATGTCGTCCACATAAAACTAGCATTTGTTCACATACTACCGCTCAACTCGGTTTACAGGGATGCAGTCTGAAGAACACAGAGTACATAGTTGCATCTGTTATCTTTACCGGGCCAGAAACAAAGGTGTGTGACATTATGATGATTGTTTAATCATTATGCTGACATTATGCGAAGATAGGAttgttttttaatgatatatgtcaaatttaatgttttaaagTTAAATACGTAGCAGAGAAGCCTAATATTTAGATGTTATTCGACAAGTTCAGGCTGATTATATTAAGTACATCCATGTATCGCTTCTATGTAATCTTGAATCTGTTTCATCTGAAGAAAGGTCATTTTTATAGACAAGCACTGGCTTGGACATGCATCATCATTCTAGATATTTCAGTATTACATCTTATCTTTGTAGTGTTCTATGTTAAATTCTTTACTTTCCTTTCTTTCGTTGTGTATCCTATAACCTCTCTATTATTACTGAATTATGTTCTTATAATATTGCATGCAGGTGATGATGAATTCCATGAatgttccttctaaaagaagtaCACTGGAAAAGAAACTCGACAAAGTGATTATCGCTCTCTTTTGCCTTCTCTTTTGCATGTGTCTTATTGGGGCCATAGGCAGGTCTGACATTAGCTAGTCTATTGTCTAAATTGTATATGaaatttaaatcttttatggcatagttgacttcataTATGTATTGATTAATTAATGGAATGCTACAGTGCTGTGTTTGTGGATGACGATTATTTCTATCTGAATCTTAAGACTAAAAGACAAGGTGAACTCGACCAGTTCAACCCAAACAACAGGCTTAAGGTAAGTTATCAAACTTTAATATTCAGCGTTTCTCGATATGGATACTATGATATATACTTTGAAATAATTATAGCTAACCAAGATATCAAGATGACCATAACTGTATTCATCTAATCATTAAATATTAAGAAATCATTAATAGAATCTCGTGCTATAAATAATGTGACTACAATGATAAGGATTACCATATGCTATCTtgataaagatattatttttctcCAGGTTGCTGCCCTGGGTATGTTTACTTTGATTACTCTGTATTCGCCAATCATCCCTATTTCCCTTTATGTTACTGTCGAGGTATGATGACGAGTAATTTTTGTATGGTCTTTCAGAAGGTTTTTGATTATTCATCGATTCAACCACTTAATGACTCTTTACTTTCAGACCATCAAGTTTATCCAGTCTTCCAACTTTATTAACAATGACTTGCATATGTACCATTCTGCAACGAATACCCCAGCCTTAGCACGTACGTCAAATCTTAATGAAGAACTTGGACAGGTCAGTTTTGTGTTAATTTGTTTGATCATCTATTAGCATCTAAAAAACATTATTTCTATAAACTATGGATGATAAAACATTAATTAAGTTCTATAAGCATCAACTATTATTTCTTTTGATACAACCGTTTGCTATTCCAGATAGAATACATATTCTCAGATAAAACGGGAACATTAACAAGAAACTTGATGGAGTTCTTTAAATGTTCTATTGGAGGGGAGATGTATGGAGCTGGTGTCACTGAAATTGAGATGGGAGGGGCTCGCCGGAATGGCATAATTCTTGAAGAGGTATCAATAGCTGCATAGTGGTAGTATAGGTTTATTGGTTATCATTAGAATTTAAATATCTTATTGCCGTATAACCCCACAGGGGGAGAAATCGTCAAATACGATATTTGACAAGGGTTTCAACTTTGACGATGCGAGGCTTATGCGAGGTGCTTGGAGGAATGAACCAAATTCTGATGCTTGCAAGGTGGATTACTTTgttagattttaattatttaaacttttaatagCCACCGAGATAATCAGACTAGATAGATTAAAATACACACACTGTTTGATAAAGACGTATATAAATCCAACTGTATGGTATGAATTTTGAATATTGTATAATACATGTCAGAATTAGTAGTTTGTTGTGCATACTGAATGTTTGCAGCTCTCAACTTGATTCATAGAAAATTCTTAAATAGTTCACtatatttctttgttttaattagaCGATTTTGGTAAAAGAGTTGTTTTTGTGTAGGAATTTTTCAGATGCCTCGCAATATGTCATACTGTACTTCCTGAAGGTGAAGAGACTCCTGAAAGAATTCGTTATCAAGCTGCTTCTCCTGATGAGGCTGCTTTGGTGTCTGCAGCAAAGAACTTCGGCTTCTTTTTCTACAGGTAGTTTATATACCAAATGGACTGCAGCTCATTGGGCACCATGTTTGACTAGAAAGAGACATTGCAATACAAAGTTTCTTGCATATATATTAATGTAtctgttatttttttattgtcaTCGTCATCATTTTCATTAGAGGCAATACAGTACATCTTTTTTTGTATTCATGTTATTTTCTCATgtataatattatgatattacCTTCTAATTGTACACATGACATTGCACATGAAAGAAGATCTTAGATCATGAATTCCTGTagagtttattttttatttataacatggtTATAATTATCAGTGCTGTACTATAGGTAGCTGTATTTATGTTATTTCATCATTAATATGCGTTAAACATTGGTAAACATATATTTCAGGCGTACACCTACTAAGATCTTTGTTCGTGAATCGCATGTTGAAAAGATGGGACAGATTGAAGATGTTTCATATGAGATCCTAAATGTCCTCGAGTTTAACAGGTGGGGTTTTGCTTCTTACTCAAATCTGTTACTTGCATGGCTTTTATAGTAAGGCTCTCGTGCTGACAGAAATAGCTCTTTTCAGTACAAGGAAGCGCCAATCAGTTATATGTCGTTATCCAGATGGAAGGCTTGTATTATACTGCAAGGCAATAACACTCTGTGAGACCTCTAATGTAAATTAAAAGTTGTTTGTGCATTGTACTTTTTATTTGACTTGTTTCTACAGGGTGCTGATACAGTAATCTACGAGCGGTTGGCTGATGGGGGTGATGATTTGAAAAAAAGAACCCGAGACCACATGGAACAATATGGAGCTGCTGGATTGCGAACCCTTTGCCTGGCCTACAGAGATTTAAATCAAGAGATGTATGACAGTTGGAATGAGAAGTTTATTCAAGCAAAATCTTCTTTAAAGGACCGTGAGAAAAAATTGGATGAGGTATGTGTTTAATTGAGGTTGTCACCTTTTAAGCAGATCATCTTCTAGTTACCAACATGTGCATGTCAGTTTTGTGCTTTAAATAGCTGAATTCTTactattttataatacaaaataaattaaataatgtttatatatatatatatggctaaatatatgaataaataattttaaaatggtcgatttcattttatttatatgttttatattttctgaatgtttatgttttattttgtttgaagttTGACAGTTTTAGCAGGTACCAAATTGTCTCAAGTTGTCCTTTTACACgtaaaatataattgttttgTCTGTTCAAAATTTTAGCTAGTTGGTAGCAGATGCATCTTCTGTCTAACTAGATCATAAAGGTTGTTACCCTTCCTAGCATTCTCAGCGGATCTAGTATTGTCCAACACTGTTGTTCATGTACGACTGCACTAggcatctttttttttttaccaatttgcttttctaaaatcagtCGGGTTGGTTAAGTATGTTTTGGAATGTGAATAGGTGGGGGAACTGATAGAAAAGAATTTGATACTAATGGGATGCTCTGCCATAGAAGACAAGCTTCAAGAAGGGGTACCGACATGCATCGAAACTCTCTCTAGGGCTGGAATCAAGATTTGGGTGTTAACAGGAGACAAGATGGAAACAGCGATAAATATAGCTTATGGTTAGTTTGCATGTAGTCCAGTGCCTCCTTTGATGAGGGTTTCTTAATGTATGACATCTCCTACAAAAATATGAATCCTCCTCTTTTTTTTACTTCCTGTTTCAGCATGTAATCTAATTAATAATGACATGAGGCAGTTTGTTATCAGTTCAGAAACTGATGAAATTAGAGAAACCGAGAGCAAAGTAAGCTTTCACATTAAAATTCTGTTGCTATGTAAGCTCAAATTCCAATTCTTtacaattcattttttttatttaacccTCTCTCAATATAATGCTAGGGTGACCAAGTGGAGATAGCACGTTGCATTAGAGACACAGTGAAAAATGAATTACACAAATTTCATGATGAGGCCAAACAGTACCTTCAGGCAGCAACTGGCCCAAAGTTATCTCTTCTAATTGATGGAAAATGTCTTATGTATGCCTTGGACCCAAGTTTACGATCAATGCTCTTAAATTTGAGCATGAACTGTAGCGCAGTTGTTTGTTGTCGTGTCTCTCCTCTACAAAAAGCACAGGTCTCTCATTGTGCCACCTCcttgatataaattattttatgtttatttacaATGATAATAAAACAGAATTATTTTCATATGTTCTCTTGTAGAAcatgattattaaatttttcctGTGAACTCTTTGTCATCAATTTTAAGCTCATCTGAGGACTATTTAATCGCATCCTCACCATGCCATTGTTAACTCCTTATCTTATGAGCGCAAAAGGGCTAGGAATTAGTCCTTGGGATTATATTATAGGATGAAGTATGATAAACTGAGATCAAGTTGTAACTAGTCCACAAATATTCTCATAAACATAGATTACGTAACTTAAAAATGCTTTCGGTTGGATGAAATTTGTCTTTTGGTGTGTATATTCACATGATAGCAAATCAGCTTGATACTAATCAGTGTCAATAATATAACGACTATTTTGCATTTGGGAATTGTGTAGCACAAACCTACAATATCATGATAGCAAACATATCAGTTTCAACttgttaattaaatttacaaggCAAGTTCATCCAGTTTTCTAGAACAAATTTAAACTCCCATTTGTTGGTTAGCCATCAAATTGTGAATTTGCATGGTGATGTATAAAGTTGGGAAATTCAATTACTGCCTCAGGTGACAAGACTGGTCAGGAAAGGTGCACAGAGAATCACACTTAGTATTGGTGATGGTGCAAATGACGTAGGGATGATTCAAGCTGCTCATGTTGGCGTTGGAATCAGTGGGATGGAAGGAATGCAAGCTGTGATGGCCAGTGATTTTGCAATTGCCCAGTTTCGCTTTCTTACAGATTTACTTCTTGTTCATGGACGGTGGTCATATCTTAGAGTATGCAAGGTCACTTATCTACCTTTAAATAACACATGATCTCTTATGTAATCTTGATTGATCCTTGCATGATTGGAATTTTATGCTGCAGGTTGTGTCctactttttttataaaaatctcacaTTTACGCTGACTCAATTTTATTACACCTTTCAAACTGGATTTTCTGGACAAAGATTTTATGATGACTGGTTTCAGACTCTATATAATGTTATTTTCACATCCCTTCCTGTAATCTTCGTTGGACTTTTGGACAAGGTACGTTTCTTCCATTACTTCTGTAAATTTCATCATATGTTAATTCGTTGATACGAAAATGTTAAGGCATCTACTACAAATAGTTCAGATTATTAATTTTCAGTATACAAATGGTTCCATTCATCTTTTGCTGATcaatattttgaatttcaatGTGATTATTTTAACAGGATGTTAGTGCATTCCTTTCCAAAAAGTATCCAGAATTATACAAAGAGGGGATAAAAAATACTTTCTTCAGATTCAGGGTTCTGGGTATTGTTGCTTTCTTCTCAGTTTATCAGTCAGTAATCGTGTACAGATTTGTAATCTCGTCCAGTACTGAAAGTGTGACTTCATCCGGGAAGATGTTTGGGCAGTGGGATGTCAGTACTATGGCCTTCACTTGTGTTGTGATTACTGTGAATTTGCGTCTTCTGATGACGTGCAACAGAATTACCAAGTGGCATCAACTAAGCGTTGGGGGAAGCCTCTTAGCGctgtttttgtttatttttgtgtATTCATTCTTTTTTACTTACAAGGTAATTAATAAGTACATAGTTTTTGTTACCTTGATCACTTCGTTTAGTTATCGAGTATTTTCACATTTTTAAGTCGTTCATTTCAACTTGCAGGGTATATTTTACACCATCTTCCTGTTGATGAGTACATTCTATTTTTATCTCACACTTTTTCTTGTTCCCATTGCTGCACTGCTTGGCGAATTCTTATACCAGGGGTGAGACTCTTAAAACTGATTGCTTCCACTTTGAGGTTCTGTATTTCTTTGCCTGGAGTGAATTTCTCATTATTGATCTAATTTAATGCTAGATTGATTATATTATTCCCTATTGTCGCTTCagttataattttgaaatcttATCCAATCTCCTTGGCCTAGATAAAAAGATGCTGGTGATGGTTTGTCTCGTCTTTTAACAACTGTAATAAGTTTATATACTAAGTAAATATTTGTGGTGTAACAGGGTTCAGAGATGGTTTTTCCCCTATGATTATCAGATCGTTCAGGAAATCCACAGACATGAGCCTGACAATGCTGGCTCCGCATTACTGGAGGTAGGCACTAAGCTGACACCAGAAGAAGCAAGGAGCTTTGCGTTTGCTCAACTACCAGGGCAGAGCTCCAGGCACACTGGATTTGCATTCGACTCTCCAAATTACGAGTCATTTTTTGCTTCACAGCACGGTGTTAGTGCCCCTCATAAGGCTTGGGATGTTATCCGAAGAGCAAGTATGAAGCATCGTAAGGCGCCTAAACATCGTTGAGTTCACCTAACATATTTGTACAAATTATTTCTCGGATTTTGCTATGAAAAATGCTTACACATGATAATCTGTATCATCGATCAACACTTGTAATTCTCTGAGCACTGTTTTTTTGATAGATGTAGTTTGGGGTAGGATTATTCACCATTTAGTTGTAACAATATCTACATATAATGTTCTTTTGGTGCAACCATGTATATAATCTAACACGAACATAGTTCCTACcgataaatttttgttttcataCCGAACAAatggtataatatattttgatggcctaattaattttatttttcaaaaataagaatttatttaggtaacattatatatagtattatattttgttatgaaataaacttttattttttatcaaatgaaaatataatatacctCCTTGACATTTAGCTGGTGTTGGCTCCCATTGTCATCATATCTGTCATTAATGACAGAAATATCACGATCTTTAAAAATGCCCTCTGATGATACCATTTATTAACGCTACATCTTGCAACTTATTGCATAATTATTGAAAACACTACATCATCTGACGTTTGTTAGGcactacatcgtgtagcgttcTATTAAGATAAAAAGAACAAAATCGAAAACGCTAAATCATTTTGTCTGGTAATTGAGAGTATCTTTTCCCAACTACATTATTTTGtacattacatatattttttgtgagaTTCTGAGTCTTTTCCCACATTTAGATctaaaagatttaaaaagatctatatatttttaaagaaataaGTTCTTAAATTCGAAAATAAAAACTTACCCAAATAAACTTAATCCATGAGTTCGTTACATAAAAATTGTCTCTCTAAAATTGGCATaagataacatatttatattacgTTTCGATAATAAATTAAGAgttcaacaatttttttaattacttttaatatatgtttaaaataaattattttaactcaaaagttttttttaatgtatgcTTAAAATAAACTATTTTGATAAAATGAAGTggattgaaaatatttttttttttttgagcacgattggatagcccagtggtgggtttatcctctgttgtcccgagacacccgggttcgactctggctcaccccgagatttattagaacagatactaatttgtaaggcatataagcctgcattgtcaaaaaaaaaaaaaatattttttttaaaaaaaggtcCCGCAAAAATTGAACACGTGTAATGAAATCCAACTCACGTAGACTAAGCGGGCGGAGCCGCTGGTTCTACATTTTCAATGCGCTCTTTCTATTTCAATGTATCAAATAAATCGTGTAATCTTAGTCACCCATTGATTAGTGTAATCAttcaaaaaatagatattatctttaatttaaaaatattaaaattataaaaaaaattatgatatattttataataatataatttttaaatcaaagcaCATATAGGTTTCATTTGAACAATATTATCTCTTGTAGAGATATATATAACcatgaataaaattaaacttataatagcaaagataataaaatattttaattacataCACAAACATGAATTTAttaagataatttataaattttataataagtaTCTGAATTCATGATTACTCTTATACAGGATTTACATGCAAACCgaataatttaacaaaattcaACGAAATAactaagaaaaatgaaaaaaaaatactcctcgtagtataaattttttagaatagtgcttataaaatataattttataataatttatttataaaaattcctTCAATAGaagtttaatattaaatttcattaaaaaataaattaaaaaatactatgtttttgtttgataaaaaattattatgtagtTATGTTTTGTAAAATGCGTGTAACATAAATAAATTGTCGAGACGGAaggattatttttattttaaaatattgagaagaccaaagaaaaataatttgttttgataTAGCATTTCAggtttatcaaataataaaatatctaacaaacctcctaactatgtagtagggtaagtcagagtcgttcccacagagacaaacGTATCAAACATTAGTTATCCTCGATTCAATCCAACTAACAAGTAACACAATAAAAGATGGAgatataattaaactaatacaaataaaatctagaaaataattaactaaaaatatctaGAATCAAGTATCCCCACCAGTATGAATTAATGCAAATATGATTTTCTCCCGCAATTAATCAGAACTCACgaggaaagatgcgccctataaaataccaataacctcttccgagta
This genomic window from Daucus carota subsp. sativus chromosome 7, DH1 v3.0, whole genome shotgun sequence contains:
- the LOC108194696 gene encoding phospholipid-transporting ATPase 3 yields the protein MAGWKYSRLGNTEILGGLTTSRTIQLGRVTPQVPGNRTVYCNDREANALAKFKGNSISTTKYNLLTFLPKGLYEQFRRLANCYFLMISMLSFTPVSPVSPYTNVAPLSIVLIVSLIKEAFEDWKRLQNDKSINNSAIDMLQGQNWESVPWKKLQVGDIVRVKQDEFFPADLLFLASTNPDGVCYIETANLDGETNLKIRKALEKTWDFLTPDIASEFDGEVQCEQPNNSLYTFSGNLIIQKQTLPLSPNQILLRGCSLKNTEYIVASVIFTGPETKVMMNSMNVPSKRSTLEKKLDKVIIALFCLLFCMCLIGAIGSAVFVDDDYFYLNLKTKRQGELDQFNPNNRLKVAALGMFTLITLYSPIIPISLYVTVETIKFIQSSNFINNDLHMYHSATNTPALARTSNLNEELGQIEYIFSDKTGTLTRNLMEFFKCSIGGEMYGAGVTEIEMGGARRNGIILEEGEKSSNTIFDKGFNFDDARLMRGAWRNEPNSDACKEFFRCLAICHTVLPEGEETPERIRYQAASPDEAALVSAAKNFGFFFYRRTPTKIFVRESHVEKMGQIEDVSYEILNVLEFNSTRKRQSVICRYPDGRLVLYCKGADTVIYERLADGGDDLKKRTRDHMEQYGAAGLRTLCLAYRDLNQEMYDSWNEKFIQAKSSLKDREKKLDEVGELIEKNLILMGCSAIEDKLQEGVPTCIETLSRAGIKIWVLTGDKMETAINIAYACNLINNDMRQFVISSETDEIRETESKGDQVEIARCIRDTVKNELHKFHDEAKQYLQAATGPKLSLLIDGKCLMYALDPSLRSMLLNLSMNCSAVVCCRVSPLQKAQVTRLVRKGAQRITLSIGDGANDVGMIQAAHVGVGISGMEGMQAVMASDFAIAQFRFLTDLLLVHGRWSYLRVCKVVSYFFYKNLTFTLTQFYYTFQTGFSGQRFYDDWFQTLYNVIFTSLPVIFVGLLDKDVSAFLSKKYPELYKEGIKNTFFRFRVLGIVAFFSVYQSVIVYRFVISSSTESVTSSGKMFGQWDVSTMAFTCVVITVNLRLLMTCNRITKWHQLSVGGSLLALFLFIFVYSFFFTYKGIFYTIFLLMSTFYFYLTLFLVPIAALLGEFLYQGVQRWFFPYDYQIVQEIHRHEPDNAGSALLEVGTKLTPEEARSFAFAQLPGQSSRHTGFAFDSPNYESFFASQHGVSAPHKAWDVIRRASMKHRKAPKHR